In Desulfofustis limnaeus, the genomic stretch GCCAGGAACTCAACAAAGAATACAATAAGTAGCCGTAGTCGCGCCCGACGAACCGGGCGCACGGTGACAGACTTCGACGAGCAGGACATGAGAATAATTGTTTGTGTCAAACAGGTGCCGGACACCAAGGATGTTCGCCTCGACCCGGAGACCAATACCCTGGCCCGGGAAGGGGTCGAATCCATCATGAACCCCTACGACCAACACGCTCTGGAGGCCGCGGTCGCGCTCAAGGAGGCGCAGGGCGGTGAGGTGGTGGTGCTGACCATGGGTCCGCCCCAGGCCGAGGACGTGTTGCGCCAAGCCATCGCCTGCGGGGCCGATCGCGCCGTGCTGGTCTCGGACCGAGCCTTTGCCGGTTCGGATACCTGGGCCACCTCGTACACGCTGGCCAAGGCGGTAGCACGGCAAGCGCCGTACGACCTGGTTATTTGCGGCAAACAGGCGATTGACGGCGATACCGCCCAGGTCGGCCCGGGCTTGGCCATGCGGCTGAACATCCCGTATGCCACCTGCATTCAGAAAATATGCTCGGCCGCTGCGGATGGACTGGTGGTGGAGCGGATGATGGATGACGGGTACGATGTGTTGTCCGTCGGTTTTCCGGCCCTGCTGACGGTCGTCAAAGATATCAATGAGCCGCGGGTGCCGTCATTGAAAGGCAAGATGAAGGCGAAGAAGGCGGAGATCACGGTCCTGCGGGCCGCAGATATCGATGCCGAGCCGAGTTCCATCGGGCTTGCCGGCTCGCCGACGCAGGTGGTCAAGGTGTTTCCTCCGGAACCCCGCGGTCAGCGTGCCGTTCTGACCGGGACGGTCGACGAGCAGGTGGCTCAGTTGGTGGATCGACTCAAGCCCTATCTGGCATAGCGCAGGTGACGATATGTTGAAAATCGACGAAACGCTCTGTATCGGTTGCGGCTTGTGCGAAGAGGCCTGTCCTTTCGGAGCCATCAAGGTGGAAGGCGGCACGGCCGTGGTGGGTGACAACTGCACCCTGTGCGGCGCCTGTGTGGACGTGTGCGAGGTTGAGGCCTTACGTTTTGAAGGAGTTGAACGCCGGGTCGGTAAGGATCTGGCCGATTGGTCGGGGGTATGGGTCTTTGCCGAGTTCTCGCGGGGCCGGTTAGCGCCCGTTGCCCTGGAGTTGCTCGGCATCGGCCGACGGCTCGCCGATGCCCGGGGGGTCAAGCTCACCGCGGTGCTGTTTGGTCACATGACCGGGAACAGCGCTGAGCAATTGATCGGCCATGGTGCCGACCAGGTCTATCGGGTGGACAACCCCGGCCTGGAACTCTTCTCCGACGAGGTCTACGAGAAAATTCTCTTGGATCTGATCAGCACCCATCAGCCGGAAATTGTGTTAGCCGGAGCTACTGCCATTGGCCGTTCCTTTATCCCCGGGGTGGCCACCACTGTCGATGCCGGCTTGACCGCCGATTGCACCGGCCTCGAGATCCGGGCCGAGGATGGCGTGCTGCTGCAGACCAGGCCGGCCTTCGGCGGCAATATCATGGCCACCATCGTCTGCCCGCATACCCGGCCGCAAATGGCCACGGTACGCCCGAAGGTCATGAAGGAGCTGCCGTACTCCGCCGATCGCCGAGGTGAGATCATCGACATCATGCCGACGCCGCGGCAGCTGACGAGTCGCATCAAGGTGCTTGAATCGGTGCAGGAAGCGCAATCCAAGGTCAACATCCAGGAGTCCGACATCTTGGTGTCCGGCGGACGGGGGCTGGACAACGAGAAGGGATTCGAACTGATTGGCCGGCTGGCCGAGGTCCTCGGGGCCAAAGTCTCCGCCTCGCGTGCCGCCGTTGACGCCGGTTGGATTCCGTACCCCCACCAGGTGGGTCAGACGGGTAAAACGGTGGCGCCGAAACTCTATATCGCCTGCGGCATCTCCGGGGCCATTCAACATGTGGCCGGGATGCAATCCTCCGAGACCATCGTCGCCATCAACCGCGATGCCGACGCCCCGATCTTCACGGTAGCCGACTACGGCATCGTCGGGGATCTCTATGAAGTCCTGCCAAAACTCATCGAGGCCATCGAAAGGAGACGAGGATCATGATACTGCAAGGGAAAACGGCAGTGGTCACCGGCGGCAGTCGCGGTATCGGCCGCACCATCGCCCTGGAACTGGCCGGCCTGGGGGCCTTTGTCTACGTAAATTATGTCAATCGGGCCGATGCCGCCGAGCAGACCATCGAGCAGGTTCGCCAGGCGGG encodes the following:
- a CDS encoding electron transfer flavoprotein subunit beta/FixA family protein is translated as MRIIVCVKQVPDTKDVRLDPETNTLAREGVESIMNPYDQHALEAAVALKEAQGGEVVVLTMGPPQAEDVLRQAIACGADRAVLVSDRAFAGSDTWATSYTLAKAVARQAPYDLVICGKQAIDGDTAQVGPGLAMRLNIPYATCIQKICSAAADGLVVERMMDDGYDVLSVGFPALLTVVKDINEPRVPSLKGKMKAKKAEITVLRAADIDAEPSSIGLAGSPTQVVKVFPPEPRGQRAVLTGTVDEQVAQLVDRLKPYLA
- a CDS encoding electron transfer flavoprotein subunit alpha, with translation MLKIDETLCIGCGLCEEACPFGAIKVEGGTAVVGDNCTLCGACVDVCEVEALRFEGVERRVGKDLADWSGVWVFAEFSRGRLAPVALELLGIGRRLADARGVKLTAVLFGHMTGNSAEQLIGHGADQVYRVDNPGLELFSDEVYEKILLDLISTHQPEIVLAGATAIGRSFIPGVATTVDAGLTADCTGLEIRAEDGVLLQTRPAFGGNIMATIVCPHTRPQMATVRPKVMKELPYSADRRGEIIDIMPTPRQLTSRIKVLESVQEAQSKVNIQESDILVSGGRGLDNEKGFELIGRLAEVLGAKVSASRAAVDAGWIPYPHQVGQTGKTVAPKLYIACGISGAIQHVAGMQSSETIVAINRDADAPIFTVADYGIVGDLYEVLPKLIEAIERRRGS